One Anopheles marshallii chromosome 3, idAnoMarsDA_429_01, whole genome shotgun sequence genomic region harbors:
- the LOC128712019 gene encoding peroxisomal biogenesis factor 19, with protein sequence MAESKKPTEDSSRDKELDDLLDSALEDFNKQKDEPKKQTTDSAAGEQSELYEDPPTEQLWNEEFMNQQAKMFEQHMAALFGGGEKVDSDQIMLGFQRIAEAAGMAVRAEGAPEAAEAAPVNTLDPSISQSISDALKAMSEGRDNLQTPFSPEDVANMFGNIDLNATGENNAFLPFMQNMMQSLLSADVLLPSMRDLVAKYPPWLAEHGATLAKEDKERYEKQLELMKEVCAELEKEKADDSAEEKRDRFQIVLEKMQSMQDLGQPPTDLVGDMGGAGNLNLPTIDPSSFSEQNPCPIS encoded by the exons ATGGCGGAATCTAAGAAACCGACCGAAGACAGCTCGCGGGACAAAGAATTGGACGATTTGCTCGACA GTGCGCTAGAAGATTTCAATAAACAGAAGgatgaaccaaaaaaacagaCCACTGATAGTGCTGCGGGTGAACAGAGCGAGCTGTACGAAGATCCACCAACGGAGCAACTTTGGAATGAAGAATTTATGAA CCAACAAGCGAAAATGTTTGAACAGCATATGGCTGCGTTATTCGGTGGGGGCGAGAAGGTTGACAGCGATCAGATAATGCTCGGATTCCAACGAATCGCAGAAGCGGCCGGTATGGCGGTACGTGCGGAAGGTGCGCCTGAAGCGGCGGAAGCAGCCCCGGTCAACACGCTGGATCCTTCGATTAGCCAAAGTATTAGCGATGCATTAAAAGCGATGAGCGAGGGTCGAGATAACCTGCAGACTCCATTCAGCCCGGAAGATGTAGCCAACATGTTCGGCAACATCGATCTGAACGCGACGGGTGAAAACAACGCATTTCTACCGTTCATGCAAAATATGATGCAGAGCTTGCTGTCGGCCGACGTGTTGTTGCCGAGTATGCGGGATCTGGTCGCTAAGTACCCACCATGGTTAGCGGAACATGGTGCTACCCTAGCCAAGGAGGATAAAGAACGGTACGAGAAGCAGCTAGAGCTGATGAAAGAAGTCTGCGCAGagctggaaaaggaaaaggctgACGACAGTGCTGAGGAGAAGCGGGACCGGTTTCAGATCGTGCTGGAAAAGATGCAATCGATGCAGGATCTTGGCCAACCACCGACCGATTTGGTCGGTGATATGGGGGGTGCGGGAAATCTCAACCTGCCCACGATCGATCCATCCTCTTTTAGTGAGCAGAACCCCTGCCCGATCAGTTAA
- the LOC128713840 gene encoding phosphoglycerate kinase — MALNKLSIENVDLKGKRVFMRVDFNVPIKEGKITSNQRIVAALDSIKFALEKGAKSVVLASHLGRPDGNKNVKYTLAPVADELKKLLGRDVTFLNDCVGAEVEAACKDPAAGSVILLENVRFYVEEEGKGVDASGNKVKADKDKVKTFRESLAKLGDVYVNDAFGTAHRAHSSMMGEGYSQRAAGLLLNKELRYFSQALDNPPRPFLAILGGAKVADKIQLIENLLDKVNEMIIGGGMAFTFLKVLNNMEIGGSLFDAEGAKIVQNLVDKAKKNNVQLHLPVDFVTGDKFAEDAATGTATVEGGIPAGHLGLDIGPKSREAFAAPIARSKIIVWNGPPGVFEFPNFANGTKSLMDGVVAATKAGTVSIIGGGDTASCCAKWGTESQVSHVSTGGGASLELLEGKVLPGVDALSSA, encoded by the exons ATGGCTCTCAACAAGCTAAGCATTGAAAACGTCGATCTGAAGGGCAAACGGGTGTTTATGCG TGTCGATTTTAATGTCCCAATCAAGGAGGGCAAAATTACCAGCAATCAGCGTATTGTGGCCGCACTCGACAGCATTAAGTTTGCGCTCGAAAAGGGTGCGAAATCGGTTGTGCTTGCGTCCCATCTTGGGCGCCCGGATGGCAACAAGAACGTGAAGTATACGTTGGCCCCGGTTGCGGACGAGCTAAAGAAGCTTCTTGGGCGTGATGTAACGTTCCTGAACGATTGCGTCGGTGCCGAGGTGGAAGCGGCCTGTAAGGATCCGGCGGCCGGGTCGGTTATTCTGCTGGAAAATGTCCGCTTCTACGTGGAGGAGGAGGGCAAGGGTGTGGACGCTAGTGGCAATAAG GTCAAAGCCGACAAAGATAAGGTGAAAACATTCCGCGAAAGTTTGGCCAAGCTGGGCGATGTGTACGTGAACGATGCTTTCGGTACGGCTCACCGTGCCCACAGCTCGATGATGGGCGAGGGTTACAGCCAGCGGGCGGCCGGTTTACTGCTCAACAAGGAGCTCCGTTACTTCTCGCAAGCCCTGGATAACCCACCGAGGCCGTTCCTGGCCATCCTGGGCGGTGCCAAGGTTGCGGACAAGATTCAACTGATTGAGAACCTGCTGGACAAGGTGAACGAGATGATCATTGGCGGTGGCATGGCGTTCACCTTCCTCAAGGTACTAAACAATATGGAGATCGGCGGTTCACTGTTCGATGCCGAAGGCGCCAAAATCGTGCAGAACCTCGTCGACAAGGCCAAGAAGAACAATGTGCAGCTTCATCTGCCGGTTGACTTCGTGACCGGTGACAAGTTCGCGGAGGATGCAGCGACCGGTACGGCGACGGTTGAGGGCGGCATTCCGGCCGGTCATCTTGGGCTCGACATTGGGCCAAAGTCACGTGAAGCATTCGCGGCCCCGATCGCCCGGTCGAAGATTATCGTCTGGAACGGACCGCCCGGTGTGTTCGAGTTTCCGAACTTTGCCAACGGTACGAAGTCGCTAATGGATGGCGTTGTGGCCGCCACGAAGGCGGGTACGGTGTCGATTATTGGCGGCGGTGATACGGCTTCGTGCTGCGCTAAGTGGGGCACCGAATCGCAGGTGTCGCACGTCTCCACCGGTGGTGGCGCATCGCTGGAACTGCTCGAGGGCAAAGTGCTGCCGGGTGTGGACGCACTCAGCAGTGCGTAA
- the LOC128711702 gene encoding protein transport protein Sec24C: protein MNPQLAYGQYPPQTWPQQQVAPQAGGPPPAPMPSMNGTQPNHQLSNQMQNMSLSGPPPPQQQQGPPKMGVPNANGPAMAAPLPSSNFSNQQPPMVRPPSTGGPAPAGYGPPSQQQPAPQGPPMMSNGPSGPPPAGGVRPPAPMTGGYGQSNGHQMGASAQQFGAAVSPMAAPGGGPPRPGQPFPPQPASFPQQPQPTGYPAAPGGGAPPQTQGGPYGGHLGGPAPLQPQQQFPGSGLPGQQMPPQQQQQPPQGYPVQPGQVPPMAGGQMPPRVYNQMPPGAGYNQMPPMAGQPHQQQPPQHQLHQHQQQGYHQGGPAGMMGGHYPAPPPVPQQKRLDPETMPNPIQVMVENQDNCGGIFSTSQPGQLPPLVTTKFVTQDEGNTSPRFVRSTMYNIPQTADMMKQSAVPFALIISPFARTVEGELPIPIVDFGEMGPIRCIRCKAYICSTMQFLDGGRRFQCQFCKATTEVPPGYFQHLDHTGQRMDKYERPELVLGTYEFVATKEYCRNSTPPKPPAMVFLIDVSYNNVKSGLVQLLCAQMKNIIRHLPVDQNQQRTSMKVGFITYNSSVHFYNLKSSLAQPQMMVVGDLQEMFMPLLDGFLVDPEESATVIDALMEQIPKMFGDTRETETILLPALQAGVEALKASECVGKLYVFHSSLPNAEAPGKLKIRDDRKLLGTDKEKTVLTPQSTVYNMLAQECVLAGVSVDLFAFNNAYIDLATIGQVARLTGGEVYKYTYFQADIDGARLVNDLLKNISRPIAFDAVMRVRTSTGVRATDFYGHMFMSNTKDMEIASIDCDKSVSVEIKHDDKLTDELVLIQVALLYTSCSGVRRLRVHNLNLKMCTSLLDLFRCCDLDTTLLYFAKQGLTKLMDNNPKAVKDAIVHRAVQLLACYRKHCASPTSSGQLILPEGMKLLPLYVNCLLKNDAFSGGSDISIDDRSYVIYYVMSMDLPTSVHYFYPRLIPLHDVNVEGGDAVPAAIRCTGDKMLEDGAYILENGVHMFLWLGLSLSSEFTQSVFGAQCTQQIDTDRTGLPVFDNALSKRIRGIVDKIQEQKRRCMRLTLVKQRDKLESVLRHFLVEDRGTTDGSVSYVDFLCHVHKEIRQMLS from the exons ATGAATCCGCAACTTGCGTACGGGCAATATCCGCCACAAACTTGGCCACAACAGCAAGTTGCCCCACAGGCGGGAGGACCCCCACCAGCGCCGATGCCTAGCATGAATGGAACACAACCCAAT cATCAATTGTCCAACCAGATGCAAAATATGTCTTTATCGGGTCCTCCACCACCTCAGCAACAACAGGGTCCTCCAAAAATGGGTGTACCCAATGCGAATGGTCCCGCCATGGCCGCACCCCTACCATCGTCTAATTTTTCGAATCAACAGCCTCCTATGGTACGTCCACCGTCGACCGGGGGCCCAGCACCGGCTGGATATGGTCCACCTTCTCAGCAACAACCGGCACCACAGGGCCCGCCCATGATGAGTAATGGACCATCAGGGCCACCGCCTGCCGGTGGTGTTAGACCTCCGGCACCAATGACCGGTGGATACGGTCAAAGCAATGGGCATCAAATGGGTGCTTCCGCTCAGCAGTTTGGAGCAGCCGTGTCACCGATGGCCGCACCTGGTGGAGGACCTCCACGCCCTGGTCAACCTTTTCCACCTCAGCCGGCCAGTTTTCCACAACAACCGCAACCTACTGGATATCCAGCTGCTCCTGGTGGTGGTGCACCGCCACAAACACAAGGTGGTCCATATGGTGGACATCTTGGCGGTCCAGCGCCTCTCCAGCCACAGCAACAATTCCCAGGATCGGGGCTGCCTGGACAACAAATGCctccgcagcaacagcagcagccaccCCAAGGATATCCGGTCCAGCCGGGTCAGGTGCCACCAATGGCCGGCGGTCAAATGCCTCCTCGAGTATATAAT CAAATGCCGCCCGGTGCGGGTTATAATCAAATGCCTCCCATGGCTGGCCAACctcaccagcagcagccaccCCAGCATCAGcttcatcaacatcaacagcagggGTACCATCAAGGTGGACCAGCGGGTATGATGGGTGGTCACTATCCAGCACCACCCCCAGTACCACAGCAGAAGCGTCTCGATCCAGAAACGATGCCCAACCCGATTCAGGTGATGGTGGAGAACCAGGATAACTGTGGTGGTATCTTTTCCACCAGTCAGCCCGGTCAGTTGCCACCGCTCGTGACGACCAAGTTCGTCACGCAGGACGAGGGCAACACCAGCCCACGCTTCGTTCGTTCGACGATGTACAACATTCCGCAAACGGCCGATATGATGAAGCAAAGCGCTGTCCCGTTTGCGCTTATCATTTCGCCCTTTGCACGCACGGTCGAGGGTGAATTGCCGATCCCGATCGTGGACTTTGGCGAGATGGGCCCGATCCGGTGCATCCGCTGCAAAGCATACATCTGTTCGACGATGCAGTTCCTGGACGGAGGTCGTCGCTTCCAGTGTCAATTTTGTAAGGCAACGACCGAAGTGCCGCCCGGATACTTTCAGCATCTCGATCACACCGGGCAGCGTATGGATAAGTACGAGCGGCCGGAACTAGTGCTCGGTACGTACGAGTTTGTCGCGACGAAGGAATACTGTCGCAACAGTACGCCACCCAAACCGCCCGCAATGGTGTTCCTGATCGATGTGTCGTACAACAACGTCAAGTCGGGGCTGGTGCAGCTTTTGTGCGCCCAGATGAAGAACATTATACGCCACCTGCCGGTAGATCAGAACCAGCAGCGTACGTCGATGAAGGTCGGCTTCATCACGTACAACAGTTCGGTGCATTTTTACAATCTGAAAAGTTCGCTCGCCCAACCGcagatgatggtggtgggtgATTTGCAGGAGATGTTTATGCCACTGCTCGATGGGTTCCTGGTAGATCCGGAGGAGTCGGCTACCGTGATCGATGCACTGATGGAACAAATCCCGAAAATGTTCGGTGATACGCGCGAAACGGAAACGATTTTGCTGCCGGCTCTGCAGGCCGGTGTGGAAGCGCTGAAAGCATCGGAATGCGTTGGCAAACTGTACGTGTTCCATTCGTCGCTGCCGAACGCGGAAGCACCGGGCAAGCTGAAGATACGTGACGATCGCAAATTGCTGGGTACGGATAAGGAAAAAACGGTCCTAACACCGCAATCGACCGTCTACAACATGCTGGCGCAGGAATGTGTGTTGGCCGGTGTTTCGGTGGATCTGTTTGCGTTCAACAATGCGTACATCGATTTGGCGACGATCGGACAGGTGGCTCGTTTGACCGGTGGCGAAGTTTACAAGTACACTTATTTCCAG GCGGATATAGACGGTGCACGGTTGGTGAACGATCTGCTGAAAAACATTTCGCGCCCGATCGCATTCGATGCGGTGATGCGCGTACGCACCTCGACTGGTGTCCGTGCAACCGACTTTTACGGTCACATGTTTATGTCGAACACGAAGGATATGGAAATTGCCAGCATCG ATTGCGACAAGTCCGTGTCGGTGGAAATTAAACACGACGATAAGCTTACGGATGAGCTGGTGCTGATACAGGTGGCGCTATTGTACACCTCGTGCTCCGGTGTTCGACGACTACGCGTTCACAATCTGAACCTGAAGATGTGCACGTCGCTGTTGGATTTGTTCCGCTGTTGCGATCTCGACACCACACTGCTCTACTTCGCCAAGCAGGGGCTTACCAAGCTGATGGACAACAATCCGAAGGCGGTAAAGGATGCAATTGTGCACCGTGCGGTACAGCTGCTCGCCTGCTACCGTAAGCATTGCGCTTCACCGACCTCATCCGGCCAGTTAATTCTTCCGGAGGGTATGAAGTTGTTGCCGCTGTACGTGAACTGTCTGCTGAAGAACGATGCATTCTCCGGCGGGTCGGACATTTCCATCGATGATCGTTCGTACGTGATCTACTACGTGATGAGCATGGATTTGCCCACCTCGGTGCATTATTTCTATCCGCGCTTGATTCCGCTGCACGATGTGAACGTGGAGGGTGGCGATGCGGTCCCGGCGGCCATTCGTTGTACGGGCGATAAGATGCTTGAGGACGGTGCATACATTTTGG AAAATGGTGTTCATATGTTCTTGTGGTTGGGATTGTCGCTGTCGTCCGAATTTACCCAATCGGTGTTTGGAGCACAGTGCACGCAGCAGATTGATACTGATCGTACGGGTTTGCCAGTATTTGATAATGCTCTTTCGAAGCGTATACGGGGTATCGTTGACAAGATCCAGGAGCAGAAGCGTCGTTGCATGCGA CTAACGCTCGTTAAACAGCGTGACAAACTCGAAAGTGTATTGCGCCACTTTTTGGTAGAGGATCGTGGCACTACCGACGGGTCGGTGAGTTACGTAGACTTCCTCTGTCACGTGCACAAAGAGATTCGGCAAATGCTGAGCTAG
- the LOC128713942 gene encoding ubiquitin carboxyl-terminal hydrolase 3-like: protein MDCPHIVDNVGLGKESIRAVKNSNIAATAVAAEPITNTPLRDVSDAVVLSDVVVAASPTTVLTVASTASSSSSSSSAAASKHWKCTECSISKDNWMCLQCGAVLCGRYDNGHALKHSNMNKNHNICMNTSNQSVYCYKCDEFVINDTNDNALEELRQELKEGNGDQMDTISETSSTLEEISSSKSTQETASTSSSSDSGWEEPSPTALITPVPIPTVAIVSSRKLRPRKRTISSDSNNENGATTAKRKSMRRVVGLRNLGNTCFMNSVLQSLSNIQEFSCYFNTMPALEMKHKQKSYHSRSIKETMDDVFVVEELRKVLLNLSQGGDGSKGAISPECLFLVIWKVVPQFRGHRQHDAHEFLRYMLDRLHTELQQVSFPVELSAQKAGEHKNPYNVSGLSHLQAKGRNSIVTNVFGGVLQSEVRCLICGMESKKHDPFLDLSLDIPEKFYSKDHASDGGGNGVDATSGGAAPVCHIADCLSSFTEVEELAETELYYCNSCKCKQKSTKRFWIRRLPNVLCLHIKRFRWNNFYRTKIDLRIAFPINALDMSQFVLNNGPETRRSNSSCNIYDLAAVIVHHGNGSSCGHYTSFAINNGVWMHFNDHTVKEVNSTAVAECKPYILFYIKRDPTNANRLSTIGTAAPGAAAGPNQSS, encoded by the exons ATGGATTGTCCGCACATCGTCGATAACGTAGGTCTTGGTAAGGAATCGATCAGGGCGGTGAAGAACAGCAACATCGCAGCTACGGCCGTTGCTGCCGAACCCATCACCAACACCCCCTTACGCGATGTGTCGGATGCGGTAGTACTGTCCGACGTAGTAGTTGCTGCCAGTCCGACCACTGTTCTCACGGTCGCCTCTACTGCGTCAtcgtcctcatcatcatcatcggcagcAGCGTCAAAGCATTGGAAATGTACAG aATGTTCCATCAGCAAAGACAACTGGATGTGTTTACAATGCGGTGCGGTACTATGTGGTCGCTACGACAACGGCCATGCATTGAAGCATTCGAATATgaacaaaaatcacaacatTTGCATGAATACGTCAAACCAGTCAGTCTATTG CTATAAATGCGATGAATTTGTGATCAACGACACCAATGACAATGCACTGGAAGAACTCCGGCAAGAATTAAAGGAAGGCAATGGCGATCAGATGGATACGATCTCTGAAACGTCCTCCACGCTGGAAGAAATCAGTTCATCTAAATCGACGCAAGAAACGGCCAGCACATCCTCGTCGAGTGACTCCGGTTGGGAAGAACCATCGCCAACGGCACTGATTACACCCGTACCGATACCGACCGTTGCTATTGTTAGTTCGCGAAAGTTGCGTCCCCGCAAGCGTACAATATCGAGCGATAGCAACAACGAGAACGGTGCGACCACTGCCAAACGGAAGTCGATGCGGCGAGTCGTCGGATTGCGCAATCTTGGCAACACCTGCTTCATGAACTCAGTATTACAATCGTTAAGCAACATACAGGAGTTTAGCTGCTACTTCAACACGATGCCTGCACTGGAGATGAAACACAAACAGAAGTCGTACCATTCGCGCAGCATCAAGGAAACAATGGACGATGTGTTTGTCGTGGAGGAACTGCGCAAG GTTCTACTGAACCTTAGTCAAGGTGGCGATGGGTCGAAAGGTGCCATCTCACCCGAGTGTTTGTTTCTGGTCATCTGGAAGGTTGTACCACAGTTCCGTGGACACAGGCAGCACGATGCACACGAATTTCTGCGCTACATGCTTGACCGGCTTCACACCGAACTGCAACAGGTATCGTTTCCGGTAGAGCTTTCAGCACAGAAAGCAGGCGAACACAAAAATCCCTACAACGTATCGGGGTTAAGTCATCTCCAGGCGAAGGGCCGAAATTCCATCGTTACGAACGTGTTCGGAGGTGTACTGCAGAGTGAGGTGCGCTGTCTAATCTGTGGCatggaaagcaaaaagcaCGACCCATTCCTCGATCTATCGTTAGACATTCCTGAAAAGTTTTACAGCAAAGATCACGCCTCGGATGGTGGTGGAAATGGAGTGGATGCGACAAGTGGTGGTGCGGCGCCTGTTTGTCACATTGCCGACTGTCTGTCCAGCTTTACGGAG GTAGAAGAATTAGCAGAAACTGAGCTATACTATTGCAATTCGTGCAAATGCAAACAGAAATCGACCAAGCGCTTCTGGATTCGTCGATTACCGAACGTGTTGTGTTTGCATATAAAACGGTTCCGATGGAACAATTTCTACAG AACAAAGATCGACCTGAGAATAGCATTCCCCATAAACGCTCTCGATATGTCACAGTTTGTGCTAAATAATGGACCGGAAACGAGGCGATCCAATTCTAGCTGCAACATTTACGACCTAGCCGCCGTTATCGTGCATCATGGCAATGG CTCCAGCTGTGGGCATTATACGTCCTTTGCCATCAACAATGGTGTCTGGATGCACTTCAACGATCACACGGTGAAGGAGGTGAACAGTACGGCGGTCGCCGAATGCAAACCATACATCCTGTTCTACATCAAGCGTGATCCAACGAATGCCAACCGACTGTCTACGATCGGTACCGCGGCACCAGGTGCTGCAGCGGGACCCAATCAGTCGTCCTGA